In Bos taurus isolate L1 Dominette 01449 registration number 42190680 breed Hereford chromosome 13, ARS-UCD2.0, whole genome shotgun sequence, the DNA window aaatttggccttggaatacggaatgaagcagggcaaaggctaatagagttttgccaagagaatgcactgatcatagcaaacatcctcttccaaaaacacaggagaagactctacacatggacataaccagatggtcaacaccaaaatcagattgattatattctttgcagccaaagatggagaagctctatatagtcagcaaaaacaagactaggagctgactgtggctcagatcatgaactccttattgccaaattcagacttaagtttaaaaaagtagggaaaactactagaccattcaggtatgacctaaatcaaatcccttgtgactaTACAGtcgaagtgagaaatagatttaagggactagacctgatagacagagtacaggatgaactatggatggaggttcatgaccttatacaggagacagggatcaagaccatccccatggaaaagaaatgcaaaaaagcaaaatggcagtctgagaaggccttacaaatagctgtgaaaagaagagaagcaaaaagcaaaggagaaaatgaaatatattcccatttgaatgcagagttccaaagaatagcaaggagagataagaaagccttcctcagagatcagtgcaatgaaatagaggaaaacaacagaatgggaaagactagaaatctcttcaagaaaatcagagataccaagggaatatttcatgcaaagatggctcgataaaggacagaaatggtatggacctaacagaagcagaagatattaagaagaggtgggaagaatatgcagaactgtacaaaaaaagatcttcacgacccagataatcacaatggtgtgatcactcacttagagccagacatcctggaatgtgaagtcaagtgggccttagaaagcatcactaagaacaaagctagtggaggtgatggaatagctccagttgagctattccaaatcctgaaagatgatgctgtgaaagtgctgcactcaatatgccagcaaatttggaaaactcagtagtggccacaggactggaaaaggtcagttttcattccaattccaaagaaaggcaatgccaaagaatgttcaaactaccgcacaattgcactcatctcacatgctagcaaagtaattgctcaaaattctccaagccaggcttcagcagtatgtgaaccatgaacttccaggtgttcaagctgaatttagaaaaggcagaggaaccagagaccaaattgccaatatccgctggatcattgaaaaagcaagagagttccagaaaaacatctatttctgctttattgactatgccaagcctttgactgtgtgggtcgcaataaactgtggaaaattcttcaagagatgggaataccagaccatctgacctgcctcttgagaaacctgtatgcaggtcaggaagcaacagttagacaggacatggaacaacagactggttccaaataggaaaaggagtacatcaaggctgtatattgtcaccctgcctatttaacttgtatgcaaagtacatcatgagaaacgctgggctggaagaagcacaagctggaatcaagattgctgggagaaatatcaataacctcagatatgcagatgacaccacccttatggcagaaagtgaagaggaactaaaaaagcctcttgatgaaagtgaaagaggagagtgaaaaagttggcttaaagctcaacattcagaaatgaagatcatggcatctggtgccatcacttaatggcaaatagatggggaaagagtggaaacagtgtcagactttatttttctgggctccaaaatcactgcagatggtgattgcagccatgaaattaaaagacgcttgctccttggaaggaaagttatgcccaacctagacagcatattaaaaagcagagatattactttgccaacaaaggtctgtctagtcaaggctattgtttttccagtggtcatgtatggatgtgagagttggactgtgaagaaagctgagcactgaggaattgatgcttttgaactgtggtgctggcgaagactcttatgagtcccttggactgtaaagagatccaaacagtccatcctaaaggagaccagtcctgggtgttcattggaaggactgatgctgaggctgaaactccaatactttggccacctcatgcaaagagttgactcattggaaaagaccctgatgctgggagggattgggggcaggagaagaaggggatgacagaggatgagatggctggatggcatcaccgactcaatgcacatgagtttgggtgaactccgggagttggtgatggacagaggggcctggcgtgctgtgattcatggggtcgcaaagagttggacacgacgagcgactgaactgaactgaagtaacatGTCACTGACGGTTTAATTGACTTGATAGTTAATGAGTATTGACACCCTTTTTAGTGGCCATCTAGATACCCGATTTCATGACGTGCTTGCTCATGCCTTTTTCACACTCTGTGGTAAGCAAGCAAGATATAAATTCCCATCCTCTGTACTCTACATCTACTGAACTATCAcatcattttctttgcttttttgacTGGAGCATTTTAGTAAATTCTATGGTTCCAACCCAGCTTTCCTCCTCGAATCATGAATCTTCATAGGATAAaagacagacagaggaggctgggatgaaattttataatgaaaaaaatttgacATTTTGACAGGAAGGTTTTCAAAAGGGGCAAAGTTGATAATCTTCAGTAAACATGTTGACTTGAGGTGGTATGGAAATGTTTCATGTGAACAGTTTCCTTTTCTAGATAAGTAATTAGGGTTGAATATGTACTTATACAGCACATTTTGCCACTTAAACAGTAGCGCAGTTCAACTTCTTCGgctttgcatttctttctgcagAATCCTTCGTTATtctcacatttcttttctttctccatcgTCTGTCTTCTTGGTAAATTCTTCATGCTTCCTGAGAAAGATATGACTATGGTTAATCGCTATACAACCATGATAACAAGACATAAAATGTTAAGGACATAGGAGCTATAATAGACATCATCTGGATTCAATTCCAGGCTCTGTTATTTGCTACACCTTGGTTTTTGAATAAGTAACTTTGTCTCTCTGTCTATCTATTGCTTTCAGCTCTATAATGTCAATAATAGTAAGCTACTTCTTGAAGTTTTGTGATTATTGaatgagttaatattttaaaatgcttagaaTGCTGTCTGGCACTTACTAAAAGGGAAACAAACtttaggttttgttgttgtttctattgttatttttttcttgcaattttattactttatttttttaattggaggataattgctttacaatattgtttcagtgtctgctatacatcaacatgaatcagccttaggtatacatgagtcccctccctcttgaacctccctcccacctcctaccccattccatctctctaggttgtcacagaacatcAGATTTGAGTTCCGagtatcatacagcaaattcccaatggctatctatttcacatctGGTAATGTATATGCTTCAATGATACTCTCtaaattcatcccaccttctcctcccactgtgCCCCCAAGTCTGtttttatgtctgcatctcctttgCTGGCCTGCAAATATGTTAcca includes these proteins:
- the LOC100296742 gene encoding beta-defensin 29; the encoded protein is MKTYLMTIVILLILVHKTSGSMKNLPRRQTMEKEKKCENNEGFCRKKCKAEEVELRYCLSGKMCCISTYSTLITYLEKETVHMKHFHTTSSQHVY